In one window of Mobiluncus massiliensis DNA:
- a CDS encoding response regulator, whose translation MAKTASAPKDTKEHRRVIVAEDEALIRLDIVETMKENDFEVVGEAADGEEAVTLALELEPDLMVMDIKMPKLDGIAAAEKIMKEAPCAIVMLTAFSDKELIERAKDAGTMAYLVKPFDPKDLLPAVEVALSRHQELLSLEDSIADLQDRLSTRKQVDRAKGLLMEKMELTEPEAFRWIQKTSMDRRLSMREVADAVIDQLGD comes from the coding sequence ATGGCGAAGACGGCATCTGCACCAAAGGACACCAAAGAGCACCGGCGAGTAATTGTGGCCGAAGACGAGGCCTTAATCCGCCTCGACATTGTCGAAACTATGAAAGAAAACGATTTCGAAGTGGTCGGCGAAGCTGCCGACGGCGAGGAAGCCGTAACCCTAGCTCTGGAACTCGAACCTGATTTGATGGTTATGGACATTAAAATGCCAAAGCTTGATGGCATTGCGGCAGCCGAAAAAATCATGAAGGAAGCTCCCTGCGCTATCGTGATGCTTACCGCTTTTTCCGACAAGGAACTCATCGAACGCGCCAAAGATGCCGGTACTATGGCTTACCTGGTGAAACCGTTTGACCCCAAGGATTTATTGCCCGCCGTAGAGGTCGCCCTGTCACGCCACCAGGAGCTACTCTCTTTGGAAGATTCCATTGCTGACCTGCAAGACCGGCTCAGCACCCGCAAACAGGTAGACCGCGCCAAAGGTCTCTTGATGGAAAAGATGGAACTGACCGAACCGGAAGCGTTCCGCTGGATTCAAAAGACTTCGATGGATCGTCGCCTGTCCATGCGGGAAGTGGCAGATGCGGTCATTGACCAGCTAGGCGATTAA
- a CDS encoding PaaI family thioesterase: MDRDNLGPAIEKMGITFSELSAEHAVGIMPLEGNTQPFGILHGGAAALLAESVASFAAYQWAKQFGKSAVGAHLDITHIKPGISGRIICTADAVHLGRRTAVYRFDNISEDTGKIISTGLMTCYLVEQPN; the protein is encoded by the coding sequence ATGGATCGGGATAATCTGGGCCCTGCTATCGAGAAAATGGGCATTACGTTTTCCGAGCTCAGCGCCGAACATGCGGTCGGTATCATGCCGCTGGAAGGTAATACCCAACCGTTTGGGATACTGCACGGCGGAGCCGCGGCTCTCCTGGCGGAGTCTGTCGCGTCTTTTGCTGCTTACCAGTGGGCTAAACAGTTCGGCAAAAGCGCCGTAGGAGCGCATCTGGACATCACCCATATCAAACCGGGAATCAGCGGCCGCATCATCTGCACCGCCGATGCGGTTCACCTGGGACGACGCACCGCGGTATACCGTTTTGACAACATCAGCGAGGACACCGGCAAAATTATCTCCACCGGCCTGATGACCTGCTACCTTGTGGAACAGCCCAATTAA